A single Filimonas effusa DNA region contains:
- a CDS encoding response regulator: MKTKTTPRKVLIIDDEGDLCLLLNILLGGKGMDVEHVQSIAKAEEYLLQEKPSLILLDNRLPDGFGIDFLTFVKKEYPSVKVIMISGVDAAAQDVALENGADAFLRKPFTKAQLNQAVTELLDREEPVTSPS, encoded by the coding sequence ATGAAAACAAAGACTACTCCCCGCAAAGTATTGATCATTGATGACGAAGGCGATCTGTGCCTGCTTTTAAACATACTGCTCGGTGGAAAGGGGATGGATGTAGAACATGTCCAAAGTATTGCTAAAGCTGAGGAATATCTTCTACAGGAAAAGCCTTCTTTAATACTATTAGACAACCGCCTGCCCGATGGTTTTGGCATCGATTTTCTAACTTTCGTAAAAAAAGAATACCCTTCAGTAAAAGTGATCATGATCTCTGGCGTCGATGCCGCCGCTCAGGATGTTGCCTTGGAGAATGGTGCAGATGCTTTTCTCAGAAAACCATTTACAAAAGCCCAGTTGAACCAAGCAGTTACGGAATTGTTGGATAGAGAAGAACCTGTTACTTCGCCATCTTAA
- a CDS encoding DUF6934 family protein: MELDKYEFTEERRYLSYGFWSDGPKGRIAKVVQFIRLRHLNTEAYNLVLGDKNEEEDQIDSFINTNNNDRDKVLATVANIAAAFMKRRPNAAIFFAGNTTARNRLYRMGISRILREIELSYTLKGFRNGQWEPFQANTEYIAYLLECKY; encoded by the coding sequence ATGGAACTAGACAAATACGAGTTCACCGAAGAGAGGCGTTACCTGTCGTATGGTTTTTGGAGTGATGGCCCTAAAGGCCGGATTGCTAAAGTAGTACAATTTATCCGGCTTCGTCATTTGAATACGGAGGCTTATAACCTTGTGTTAGGGGACAAAAATGAAGAAGAAGACCAGATAGACAGCTTTATTAATACGAATAACAATGACCGGGATAAAGTGTTGGCAACCGTGGCTAATATAGCCGCTGCATTCATGAAACGCCGTCCTAATGCAGCTATCTTCTTCGCAGGTAACACAACTGCCCGGAATAGGCTGTATCGTATGGGAATTTCCAGGATATTGCGGGAAATAGAATTGTCATATACACTTAAAGGGTTCAGGAACGGGCAATGGGAGCCTTTTCAGGCGAACACTGAGTATATAGCCTATTTGCTTGAATGTAAATATTGA
- a CDS encoding hybrid sensor histidine kinase/response regulator — MSHNSVTAIYQDKFGLVWVGTYDGLNRYDGHSFKIFRHRLNDTGSIINNRVTAIAEDSENRIWVATKKGLSVWSGITQRFMPVYYQPHNASNTKLPVDMMINEILADGRGNILIGASKKGLLLYEKQSHHIVQVPLVTGKKNERYDFQVQGIRKDGNNNIWIVIAGSGLCRLNYKTKNIIPVNNFITSCSVMEVDKNNNIWMAWGCHIYEYRTATDTCIYHGRTSAIREDVLCLMPGKDGRLWVGTDGSGIHTFKFNVAGNLEPAEKCAFMDQLNSNAVSTLYEDRQGNTWIGTLRGGINFIGAGKRSFASLTRETDNLNSLIGNYISAFEQDNEGRLWIGTDGSGISIWNRKKNSLSHFTHENSTLASNLITNIHKTSDGNIWVATYGNGIDLFDKRSGRFINYQLINHEAATRDMNVWTLYEDRFHTLWAGTVTGSLYTFNKSTNSFEVFDKKLQDILCMGEDREGNLWAGNFESLVQVDRLNKKHQYFDTENPVRVIHEDKQGTLWVGTEGSGLLSFNKSSRKFTAFTDEDGLANNAVINMLEDRSGYLWLSTFNGLSRLNPNTHHFKNFFESDGLLSNQFIYNAAFPAPSGELFFGGLKGVNFFYPDSVTMNYRELIPLITDIRFGNASIATDSSAMKGHVMYTMEELTLPYKKAVLSIDFTAPEFNYTDQVSYAYYLEGKDKEWIYSGKSRTATYSDLPEGHYKLHIRSTNAGGIWDNKERVIAITVLPPWFRSWWMYLLYLGAAAGVIIVCLRYNNKQLQLSYEVQLANVKAERESEMNRKKQEFFTHVAHEFRTPITLIINPIKALLDTPGAAKETDLKIVYHNSKRLLSLVDQLLLFKKAENGGDDLRVVKLNLAEVCREVFLCFTQQAAYQGLHYTFEADNGNIGVWGDREKIEIAVFNLLSNALKFTPAGGAVKLKLEETDNTAAIFVEDTGCGIPEKTGMQVFERFNQVKEGESASKTGFGIGLFLVRNFIESHKGQVSYTSKPGEGTSFCMMLKKGNAHFSPEQLVNMVVGKSPILEELNVTTVKLNAGEPPIEMESLANTNSAATLISENNTILLVDDNEDIRLYLKQIFQDNFRVIEAHNGREGLRLAKLHLPDIIISDVVMDEMTGLEFCAAVKEEPSLQHIQLILLTASTSAENKLKGLECGADDYITKPFERDILIARVTSLLKNRNNLQKYFYNEVTLRKSDFTVSEEYKNFMENCIYTVEKHLDRDDFNIKLFAKEMGMSHSSLYKKVKQVSGQSINSFVRFIRLRKAAELLISTSDNVNEVAFQVGISDSKYFRIQFAKQFGMNPSDYKKKYHTSFSKNYALPESMVRTQVGEEV, encoded by the coding sequence TTGTCCCATAATTCTGTCACCGCTATCTACCAGGATAAGTTCGGATTGGTATGGGTTGGAACTTATGATGGACTCAACAGGTACGACGGGCATAGCTTTAAAATATTCCGCCATCGCCTGAACGATACCGGTTCTATTATCAACAACAGGGTCACCGCTATTGCAGAAGACAGCGAAAACAGGATCTGGGTGGCAACCAAAAAAGGCCTTAGTGTCTGGTCCGGTATTACCCAACGCTTTATGCCCGTATATTACCAGCCGCACAACGCTTCAAACACGAAGCTCCCCGTTGATATGATGATCAATGAGATCCTGGCCGATGGCCGCGGAAATATATTGATAGGCGCCAGTAAAAAAGGGCTGTTGCTGTATGAAAAGCAGTCTCACCACATCGTCCAGGTCCCGCTTGTAACAGGAAAGAAGAACGAACGATACGATTTCCAGGTGCAGGGCATCCGGAAAGACGGTAATAATAATATCTGGATCGTTATTGCAGGCAGCGGCCTTTGCCGCCTCAACTACAAGACAAAAAACATCATCCCGGTCAATAACTTCATCACCTCCTGCTCGGTCATGGAAGTAGATAAGAACAACAACATCTGGATGGCCTGGGGATGTCATATCTATGAATACCGCACGGCAACCGATACCTGTATCTATCATGGCAGAACTTCTGCTATTCGTGAAGATGTACTTTGTTTGATGCCCGGAAAAGATGGCCGCCTTTGGGTAGGTACCGATGGCTCCGGTATCCACACCTTTAAATTCAACGTCGCCGGTAACCTTGAACCCGCTGAAAAATGCGCTTTTATGGATCAGCTGAACAGCAACGCCGTCTCTACGTTATACGAAGACCGCCAGGGCAATACCTGGATAGGAACGCTTCGCGGCGGTATCAACTTCATCGGCGCGGGAAAACGCTCGTTTGCATCGCTCACGCGTGAAACCGATAATCTCAATAGTCTTATCGGCAACTATATCTCCGCCTTTGAACAGGATAATGAAGGCCGTCTCTGGATCGGCACCGATGGCAGCGGCATCAGCATCTGGAACAGGAAGAAAAACAGCTTGTCCCACTTTACGCATGAAAACAGTACGCTTGCCAGTAATCTTATCACCAACATTCATAAAACCTCCGATGGCAATATATGGGTTGCCACCTACGGAAACGGTATCGACCTGTTCGATAAAAGATCAGGCAGGTTTATCAACTACCAGCTCATCAACCACGAAGCCGCAACCCGCGATATGAATGTCTGGACGCTCTATGAAGACAGGTTCCATACGCTTTGGGCAGGCACGGTTACCGGCAGCTTATATACGTTTAACAAAAGCACCAACAGCTTCGAGGTGTTCGATAAAAAACTGCAGGATATTCTTTGTATGGGCGAAGACAGGGAAGGCAATCTCTGGGCAGGCAACTTCGAGTCGTTGGTGCAGGTCGATCGCCTGAATAAAAAGCATCAGTATTTCGATACGGAAAATCCTGTCCGCGTTATTCATGAAGATAAACAAGGCACGCTATGGGTTGGAACGGAAGGCAGCGGCCTCCTCAGCTTTAATAAAAGCAGCAGGAAATTCACCGCTTTTACCGATGAAGACGGATTAGCCAACAACGCTGTCATCAATATGCTCGAAGACAGGTCCGGTTATCTTTGGCTAAGCACGTTTAATGGCTTGTCGCGACTGAACCCCAATACCCACCACTTTAAAAACTTCTTTGAGTCCGATGGCCTGCTCTCTAACCAGTTTATTTATAATGCAGCCTTCCCGGCGCCATCAGGTGAATTGTTCTTTGGCGGACTGAAGGGCGTGAATTTCTTCTATCCCGATAGTGTTACCATGAACTACCGGGAGCTCATTCCGCTGATCACCGATATAAGGTTTGGAAACGCTTCCATCGCCACAGATTCTTCCGCAATGAAGGGGCATGTGATGTATACTATGGAAGAACTTACCCTGCCCTATAAAAAAGCGGTGCTGTCCATCGACTTTACCGCACCCGAGTTTAACTATACCGACCAGGTATCTTACGCTTATTACCTCGAAGGAAAGGATAAAGAATGGATCTATTCCGGTAAATCACGCACCGCTACTTACAGCGATCTGCCCGAAGGGCATTACAAACTGCATATAAGATCTACAAACGCCGGTGGTATCTGGGACAACAAAGAGCGTGTCATCGCTATCACCGTTTTGCCGCCCTGGTTCCGGTCGTGGTGGATGTACCTGCTGTATTTGGGTGCGGCAGCAGGAGTTATCATAGTCTGTCTGCGCTACAACAATAAGCAACTGCAACTGTCTTACGAAGTGCAGCTGGCTAACGTTAAAGCGGAACGTGAAAGCGAAATGAACCGGAAGAAACAGGAGTTCTTTACCCATGTGGCGCACGAATTCCGGACGCCTATAACATTAATCATCAACCCTATCAAAGCGTTGCTCGATACGCCCGGCGCCGCTAAGGAAACTGATCTCAAAATTGTGTATCATAACAGTAAGCGGCTGTTAAGTCTTGTTGATCAGCTGCTGCTTTTTAAAAAGGCAGAAAATGGAGGAGATGATCTGCGTGTCGTAAAGTTAAACCTGGCCGAAGTTTGCCGCGAGGTCTTCCTTTGCTTTACCCAACAGGCAGCATACCAGGGCCTGCATTATACTTTCGAAGCCGATAACGGTAATATCGGCGTCTGGGGCGATCGTGAAAAAATAGAGATAGCTGTTTTTAATCTCCTGTCAAACGCCCTCAAATTCACACCCGCCGGGGGTGCCGTAAAACTAAAGCTGGAAGAAACCGATAATACTGCCGCTATTTTCGTAGAAGATACAGGCTGTGGTATCCCCGAAAAAACAGGGATGCAGGTCTTCGAACGTTTTAACCAGGTGAAAGAAGGAGAGAGCGCTTCTAAAACCGGCTTCGGTATAGGTCTTTTCCTTGTACGCAATTTCATAGAATCGCACAAAGGCCAGGTCAGTTATACGTCGAAGCCGGGAGAAGGTACCAGTTTCTGTATGATGCTGAAAAAAGGGAATGCCCATTTTTCACCGGAACAGCTGGTGAACATGGTGGTAGGTAAATCTCCGATCCTCGAAGAGTTGAATGTAACCACAGTAAAATTGAATGCCGGGGAACCGCCCATTGAAATGGAATCCTTAGCCAATACCAACAGCGCCGCTACATTGATTTCAGAGAATAATACCATCCTGCTGGTCGATGATAACGAAGACATAAGACTCTACCTGAAACAGATCTTCCAGGATAACTTCCGGGTCATAGAAGCCCATAACGGCAGGGAAGGCTTAAGGCTCGCGAAATTACACCTGCCCGATATCATTATCAGCGATGTGGTAATGGATGAAATGACCGGGCTCGAATTTTGTGCCGCCGTCAAAGAAGAACCGTCGCTGCAGCATATCCAGCTTATCCTCCTCACGGCAAGCACCTCGGCGGAAAATAAACTGAAAGGCCTTGAATGCGGCGCCGACGACTATATCACCAAACCCTTTGAACGCGATATCCTTATCGCCAGGGTCACCAGCCTCCTGAAGAATCGCAACAACCTCCAGAAGTATTTTTACAACGAGGTAACGCTCCGTAAAAGTGATTTCACGGTTTCAGAAGAATATAAAAACTTCATGGAGAACTGCATTTATACGGTAGAGAAACACCTCGACCGCGACGACTTCAACATTAAGCTTTTTGCCAAAGAAATGGGCATGAGTCACTCCAGCCTGTACAAAAAAGTGAAACAGGTTTCCGGCCAGTCTATCAACTCCTTTGTTCGTTTTATCAGGTTGCGTAAAGCAGCCGAACTATTGATCTCAACAAGCGATAATGTTAATGAAGTGGCATTCCAGGTTGGTATCTCCGATAGTAAATACTTCCGTATCCAGTTCGCCAAACAGTTTGGAATGAATCCGTCCGATTACAAAAAGAAATATCATACATCCTTTAGTAAAAATTACGCACTCCCCGAGAGCATGGTGAGAACACAGGTGGGAGAAGAGGTCTGA
- a CDS encoding SusC/RagA family TonB-linked outer membrane protein codes for MEKKQWPKGGKTYILLLLFLFALCSGMSAVAQSEITVSGKVRGDSSALEGVTVALKGNTTKTILTGPGGTYSIKVPGNGSLVFSFIGYVTQEQRIEGNNNIDIKMVADAKALEDVVVSVGFGTQKKISMVSSITSVSPKELKGPTSNLTNMLAGRISGMVAFQRSGEPGADNASFFIRGLGSFGSGKVDPLILVDGIESSNTDLARLQPDDIASFSVLKDATAAAVYGARGANGVLIITTKSGVVGNTSLNARVENSISSNTRNFKLTDNITYMEAANEAALTRNSPGGLTYSQTKINRTKQGDNPLLYPDNNWIDLLIKDYTANQRYNFGLTGGGPKARYYLAGTYNVDNGLLKKNQLNGFNNNIKLLNYSIRSNIDLRFTSTTTAAVRLYGQFDDYNGPIGDRQDDGRMTSGGQKIFNQAIWSNPVMFPAVYPQEYLPFINHPLFGNKIIPGTIGSLYTNPYASMMSGYAQSNASTLQAQVEVKQDLGGITPGLSARVMGYTKRYAYFDMSRRYNPFFYSPVTYDDKNISGLLALNDGSTGSVGTTGTEFLSYDEGFKMVNSTFYTEAAVNYAHVFNTKHEVSGMVIGIVRNYLNGNAGSLDASLPARNLGLSGRFTYGYDTRYMAEFDFGYNGSEKFDASKRFGFFPSIGLAWNISHEAFFAPLTKVVNNLKLRGTYGIVGNDQIGRAIDRFFYLSSANMNVEDNRYNFGLDYGFRRNNIAVTRYANSDITWEKSRQLNIGMDLSLYNSLTLTVDAYRNNRSQILMNRSYIPTTMGLQAPVSANVGKARSSGVDIMLNYNKTVTRDLWVEARANMTYATSKILVYDEPTYGSKLSHLYHVGNSNAQAYGLIAERLFYDEKEVSNSPVQSYGEVMAGDIKYHDVDGDGQITNNDIVPIGYPTTPEIIYGFGFSLGYKGFDLSTFFQGSGRSSFFIDPQNISPFVRNGGAQNGLLSVVSEDHWSEDNRNSYAFWPRMSNYFVANNNQKSTWWMRDGTFLRLKTVEVGYSFSASLLKKIGFKSARAYVNGSNLFVWSRFKMWDPEMGGNGLGYPVQRVFNMGLNFNL; via the coding sequence ATGGAAAAAAAACAATGGCCGAAAGGGGGGAAGACTTACATCCTTCTCTTGCTTTTTCTTTTTGCCCTTTGCTCAGGCATGAGCGCTGTTGCTCAGTCCGAAATCACCGTCTCTGGTAAGGTAAGAGGCGATTCTTCTGCGCTCGAAGGCGTAACTGTTGCATTAAAAGGAAATACAACAAAAACGATTCTTACCGGGCCGGGAGGAACCTACTCTATTAAAGTGCCCGGCAACGGAAGCCTGGTGTTCTCCTTTATAGGTTACGTTACCCAGGAACAACGTATCGAAGGAAATAACAATATCGATATTAAAATGGTGGCCGATGCAAAGGCGCTGGAAGATGTAGTGGTGAGTGTTGGTTTTGGCACCCAGAAGAAAATAAGTATGGTTAGCTCTATTACAAGTGTTAGCCCTAAAGAGTTGAAAGGTCCCACCAGTAACCTTACCAACATGCTCGCCGGCCGTATTTCCGGTATGGTGGCTTTCCAGCGAAGCGGTGAGCCGGGAGCCGATAACGCCTCTTTCTTTATACGTGGCCTTGGTTCCTTCGGCTCAGGAAAGGTTGATCCGCTGATCCTTGTCGATGGTATTGAATCTTCCAATACCGACCTGGCACGCCTCCAGCCCGATGATATCGCTTCTTTCTCCGTTTTGAAAGATGCTACCGCAGCAGCCGTTTATGGCGCAAGGGGCGCGAATGGGGTGCTTATCATCACTACTAAATCAGGTGTAGTGGGTAATACCAGCCTTAACGCCCGTGTAGAAAACTCTATCTCTTCCAACACCAGGAACTTTAAGCTCACCGATAACATTACTTATATGGAAGCAGCCAATGAAGCGGCGCTTACAAGAAATTCTCCCGGTGGCTTAACTTACTCTCAAACTAAAATTAATCGTACCAAACAAGGCGACAACCCTTTGCTCTATCCCGATAATAACTGGATTGATCTGCTTATCAAAGACTACACCGCCAACCAGCGTTATAATTTTGGTTTAACAGGTGGTGGCCCTAAAGCAAGATATTACCTTGCCGGTACCTACAATGTCGATAACGGTCTGTTGAAGAAGAACCAGCTCAATGGCTTTAATAATAACATTAAGCTGCTCAACTATTCCATCCGCTCCAATATCGATCTCAGGTTTACAAGCACCACTACTGCCGCTGTCAGGCTCTATGGCCAGTTCGATGATTACAACGGCCCTATCGGCGACAGACAGGATGATGGCAGGATGACCAGCGGCGGACAAAAAATTTTCAACCAGGCTATCTGGTCTAACCCTGTCATGTTCCCCGCTGTTTACCCGCAGGAGTATCTCCCTTTTATTAATCACCCGCTTTTTGGCAATAAAATAATTCCCGGTACTATTGGCTCTCTTTATACCAACCCATACGCCAGTATGATGTCGGGGTATGCACAAAGCAATGCATCTACATTGCAGGCACAGGTAGAAGTGAAGCAGGATCTGGGGGGCATTACCCCGGGGTTGTCTGCCAGGGTAATGGGATATACAAAACGGTATGCTTATTTCGATATGTCGAGAAGGTATAACCCGTTTTTCTATAGCCCCGTTACTTACGATGATAAAAACATTTCAGGCCTGCTTGCTTTGAATGATGGTAGTACAGGTTCTGTTGGTACTACCGGTACCGAATTCCTTAGCTACGACGAAGGCTTTAAAATGGTGAACTCTACTTTTTACACCGAAGCCGCTGTTAACTATGCGCACGTTTTCAATACAAAACATGAAGTGTCTGGTATGGTTATCGGTATCGTTCGTAACTACCTGAACGGAAACGCCGGCTCTCTTGATGCCAGCCTTCCCGCAAGGAACCTCGGCCTCTCCGGAAGGTTCACTTATGGATACGATACGCGTTACATGGCTGAATTCGACTTCGGTTATAACGGTTCTGAAAAGTTTGATGCCAGCAAACGCTTTGGCTTCTTCCCTTCTATAGGCCTGGCATGGAACATTTCGCATGAAGCGTTTTTTGCGCCGCTCACAAAGGTTGTCAATAACCTTAAACTAAGAGGCACCTACGGTATCGTGGGTAACGATCAGATAGGACGCGCTATCGACCGGTTTTTCTATTTGTCGAGCGCCAATATGAATGTGGAAGACAATCGTTACAACTTTGGCCTCGATTATGGCTTCCGTCGTAATAATATCGCCGTTACCCGTTATGCCAACTCCGATATTACATGGGAAAAATCCAGGCAGTTGAATATTGGTATGGATCTTTCTTTATACAATTCTTTAACCCTGACAGTTGATGCCTATAGAAATAACCGCTCCCAGATACTCATGAACCGGTCTTATATCCCTACCACTATGGGTTTACAGGCGCCTGTTTCTGCCAACGTGGGAAAAGCCAGAAGCTCGGGCGTGGATATCATGCTTAATTACAATAAGACCGTTACCCGTGACTTATGGGTTGAGGCCAGGGCGAATATGACTTATGCCACAAGTAAAATACTGGTCTATGATGAACCTACCTACGGCAGCAAGTTGTCACACTTATACCATGTGGGTAACTCTAACGCACAGGCTTACGGCCTCATTGCAGAACGTTTGTTCTACGATGAAAAAGAAGTAAGCAATTCACCTGTTCAGTCTTATGGCGAGGTGATGGCTGGTGACATCAAATATCACGACGTGGATGGCGACGGACAAATCACCAATAATGATATCGTTCCTATTGGTTATCCTACCACCCCTGAAATCATCTATGGTTTTGGCTTTTCTCTTGGTTATAAAGGATTCGACCTTAGTACCTTCTTCCAGGGGTCGGGCAGATCTTCTTTCTTTATCGATCCGCAGAACATATCTCCATTCGTACGTAATGGAGGAGCACAGAACGGTTTACTTTCCGTTGTATCCGAAGACCATTGGAGCGAAGACAACAGGAATAGCTACGCTTTCTGGCCACGTATGAGTAACTATTTTGTTGCTAACAACAATCAGAAGTCTACCTGGTGGATGAGAGATGGCACGTTCCTGCGTCTGAAAACAGTGGAAGTTGGTTATAGCTTCTCCGCTTCTTTACTTAAAAAAATAGGCTTTAAGTCCGCAAGAGCTTATGTGAATGGCAGTAACCTTTTCGTATGGAGCCGCTTTAAAATGTGGGATCCTGAAATGGGAGGCAATGGTCTTGGTTATCCCGTTCAACGTGTGTTTAACATGGGTTTGAATTTCAACCTTTAA
- a CDS encoding fibronectin type III domain-containing protein, producing MRKYLVLFAGPIGLVVSVVMACSKGGNITATAPSVPEVVAPQLTADSIAAVTINTASFYGTITGSGNAQVSERGVYWGKTANPATNKTPATSYKTNGSFVVDLKDLEPNTTYFVRAFATNSAGTSYAPDKQFTTGTVPQPELFTDTLFATGAYTAFVAGKMLNAKGVNFKEIGICIGKDPGPSVAGTHVKAASANEQNLFLRINDLEPATSYYIRTYATDVYGTTTYGANVKLATIAKGNVSYTLAQNANPSDEEKAAYVRIKKAFDEAVDYYNKYTSITKSLYVTYNTGVATADASISGSIRVGPQQGYQRTGTALHEMAHAVGVGQHSFWTGNLIAGGIYQGIYANKMLRFMTRNPSEALKGDNLHFWPYGINGASEDTGDEMLYITNVLIMQGMKKDGLPSSN from the coding sequence ATGAGAAAATATTTAGTCCTGTTTGCCGGCCCCATCGGCCTGGTAGTTTCTGTTGTAATGGCCTGCAGTAAGGGCGGCAATATTACAGCAACGGCTCCCTCCGTTCCGGAAGTGGTAGCGCCTCAACTTACGGCTGATAGTATAGCGGCTGTTACCATCAACACCGCAAGTTTTTACGGTACAATAACAGGCAGTGGTAACGCCCAGGTGTCCGAAAGGGGTGTTTACTGGGGAAAGACGGCTAACCCCGCAACCAATAAAACACCCGCTACCAGTTATAAAACCAATGGCAGTTTTGTGGTTGATTTAAAAGACCTGGAACCAAACACAACTTATTTCGTCAGGGCGTTTGCTACCAACAGCGCCGGCACATCATACGCGCCCGATAAACAGTTTACTACGGGCACAGTACCACAGCCCGAACTGTTTACCGACACTTTATTTGCAACAGGCGCCTATACCGCTTTTGTTGCCGGTAAAATGCTGAATGCAAAAGGTGTTAATTTCAAAGAGATCGGTATTTGTATCGGCAAAGATCCCGGTCCATCTGTTGCCGGCACGCATGTAAAGGCGGCTTCTGCCAATGAGCAAAACCTGTTCCTGCGCATCAACGACCTGGAGCCCGCTACCTCTTATTATATCAGGACTTACGCGACCGATGTATACGGCACCACCACTTATGGCGCCAACGTAAAACTGGCAACCATCGCCAAGGGAAATGTTTCTTATACACTGGCGCAGAATGCAAACCCTTCCGACGAAGAAAAAGCAGCCTATGTCCGTATTAAAAAGGCGTTTGATGAGGCAGTAGACTACTATAATAAATATACCTCCATCACCAAGTCGCTTTATGTTACCTATAATACCGGCGTAGCTACTGCCGATGCATCTATCTCCGGCAGCATAAGGGTGGGGCCGCAGCAGGGATACCAGCGCACAGGCACAGCCTTACACGAAATGGCACATGCAGTAGGAGTAGGTCAGCATTCGTTCTGGACAGGCAACCTTATTGCAGGTGGTATTTACCAGGGCATCTACGCCAATAAAATGCTTCGCTTCATGACCCGCAACCCTTCCGAAGCTTTGAAAGGCGACAACTTGCACTTCTGGCCCTATGGCATCAACGGCGCCTCCGAAGATACCGGCGACGAAATGTTATACATCACCAATGTCCTCATTATGCAGGGCATGAAAAAAGACGGATTACCCAGTTCCAATTAA
- a CDS encoding site-specific integrase → MKSVGEVQLNFDSFDVAFYEDYLHFLTYEYVHMRRKPPVVGLKVNTLAKTIRQLRVFLRNRMRRKIIPPIDLEDFKQSEELTDAIYLTMDEIRAIYNLDLSNDTHLATCRDLFVFGCFTGLRFSDYTSIAPNDIRNRTLYKKQMKSDHWVVIPLRDEAYSIFMRSFMQGIPVLSNAVFNSAIKELGKRAGLYQLIRFSYKRGNKDIVVNQPKYAWITSHTCRRSFCTNEFLEGTPVELIMKISGHKSLKNFYRYIKISPEEAGRKIGEIWMQRGELKAS, encoded by the coding sequence ATGAAAAGTGTAGGGGAGGTTCAACTAAACTTTGATAGCTTTGACGTGGCTTTTTACGAAGACTACCTCCATTTTCTAACCTATGAGTATGTGCATATGAGAAGAAAGCCTCCTGTAGTGGGGTTGAAAGTAAACACCCTTGCTAAGACTATCCGCCAGTTACGGGTATTTCTGCGTAACCGTATGCGCCGGAAGATAATCCCTCCTATTGATCTGGAAGATTTCAAACAATCCGAAGAGTTAACAGATGCTATTTATTTGACAATGGACGAAATCAGGGCTATTTATAACCTTGATTTATCCAATGATACTCACCTTGCGACCTGCCGTGACTTATTTGTATTCGGCTGCTTTACAGGGCTTCGATTTTCAGACTATACCAGCATTGCACCTAATGACATTCGTAACAGAACCCTTTATAAGAAGCAAATGAAATCAGACCATTGGGTAGTGATCCCTCTAAGGGATGAAGCCTATTCTATTTTTATGCGCTCGTTCATGCAGGGAATTCCGGTATTAAGTAATGCTGTTTTTAATAGTGCTATTAAGGAGCTGGGTAAAAGGGCGGGCCTCTATCAGCTTATCCGTTTTTCTTACAAGCGCGGCAATAAAGATATAGTAGTTAATCAACCTAAATATGCCTGGATCACTTCTCACACTTGCCGGAGATCATTTTGCACCAATGAGTTTTTGGAGGGTACACCAGTAGAATTAATTATGAAGATCAGTGGCCATAAAAGCCTGAAAAACTTCTACCGTTATATCAAAATATCGCCTGAAGAAGCAGGCCGCAAAATTGGTGAGATATGGATGCAGAGAGGGGAGTTGAAAGCCAGCTAG